One window of Bacillus alkalicellulosilyticus genomic DNA carries:
- a CDS encoding D-alanyl-D-alanine carboxypeptidase family protein, with product MTTTIKKQTSILLIIILFLGTFVGSTKTDAVGVSAQAAILIEQSSGRVLYAKNEHAQLRIASITKIMTAILAVESGMLEDTVTVSNNASGTEGSSLYLKPGEKIKLKDLVYGLMLRSGNDSAVAIAEHVGGSLDGFIYMMNEKAEEIGMTRTVFNNPHGLDDHEDHYSTAYDMALLTQYAMKNEVYREIAGTETYRAPQEGEKWDRVWQNKNRLLTQLYKYCTGGKTGYTKRAKRTLVTTATKDDLDLIAVTLNAPSDWHDHMNMYNWAFDAFSLEMLVEEGTIKGIKDEFYKEKVYAPYAFTYPVTGEERDAIKTEITLYRPPKDQEWEGGAIPSPVGKYTIEIKGNLIGEVPIFYDAPEVEEKQGFWSKFKDMFFITIGVRPYD from the coding sequence ATGACGACTACAATCAAAAAACAAACTTCTATTTTATTAATTATCATTTTATTTTTAGGTACCTTTGTAGGTTCTACTAAAACAGATGCAGTAGGCGTATCAGCCCAGGCCGCTATTTTAATAGAACAATCTTCTGGTAGAGTACTTTATGCTAAAAACGAGCATGCTCAGTTAAGGATTGCGAGTATTACTAAAATTATGACTGCTATTTTAGCAGTTGAATCTGGCATGTTAGAAGATACAGTAACCGTATCAAATAATGCATCAGGAACAGAGGGCTCTTCGCTTTATCTAAAACCAGGTGAAAAAATAAAACTTAAGGATTTAGTCTATGGATTAATGCTACGCTCTGGTAACGATTCTGCAGTGGCTATCGCAGAGCATGTAGGTGGAAGCCTTGACGGATTCATTTATATGATGAATGAAAAAGCAGAAGAAATCGGAATGACACGTACGGTGTTTAATAATCCACATGGGCTAGATGACCATGAGGACCATTATTCAACAGCTTATGATATGGCATTACTAACTCAATATGCAATGAAGAATGAAGTTTACCGTGAAATAGCTGGAACAGAAACTTACCGTGCTCCGCAAGAAGGAGAGAAATGGGACCGTGTGTGGCAAAATAAAAACCGACTATTAACACAGCTCTATAAATATTGTACTGGCGGGAAGACTGGTTATACCAAACGAGCAAAGCGAACGTTAGTCACGACTGCTACAAAGGATGACCTTGATTTAATTGCTGTTACACTTAATGCTCCTAGTGATTGGCATGACCATATGAATATGTATAATTGGGCATTTGATGCATTCTCTCTTGAAATGCTAGTAGAAGAAGGAACAATTAAAGGAATTAAAGATGAGTTCTATAAAGAAAAAGTGTATGCTCCATATGCCTTTACATACCCGGTAACTGGTGAAGAACGAGATGCTATAAAAACAGAAATTACATTGTATCGACCACCAAAAGATCAAGAGTGGGAAGGCGGCGCCATTCCTTCACCTGTAGGTAAGTATACGATTGAAATCAAAGGGAACCTAATTGGTGAAGTTCCAATCTTTTACGATGCTCCGGAAGTAGAAGAAAAGCAGGGTTTTTGGTCTAAGTTTAAAGATATGTTTTTTATCACGATTGGAGTGAGACCTTATGATTAA
- a CDS encoding nucleoside recognition domain-containing protein, with protein MINVIWVGMIVIGIIFAGINGTMEDVNEAIFAGAKDAVTICFGLISVLVFWLGMMRIAQDAGLLDKLSRLLRPIGKRLFPEVPPDHPAMGYILSNMSANMFGLGNAATPMGIKAMHELKSLNGGSDAASRSMITLLAINTASITLIPTTVISIRMSYDSVAPTEIVGTTIIATACSTIGAILIDRFFYYRRLRKGRS; from the coding sequence ATGATTAACGTCATATGGGTTGGCATGATTGTGATTGGCATTATTTTTGCAGGAATTAACGGTACAATGGAGGACGTAAACGAAGCTATTTTTGCAGGAGCAAAAGATGCGGTTACGATATGTTTCGGGCTTATAAGTGTCCTTGTATTTTGGTTAGGGATGATGAGAATCGCTCAAGATGCTGGATTACTAGATAAATTATCGAGGCTACTTCGTCCGATTGGAAAAAGACTTTTTCCCGAAGTTCCTCCTGACCACCCAGCTATGGGATATATCTTATCTAACATGTCTGCAAATATGTTTGGTTTAGGTAACGCGGCAACACCAATGGGGATAAAAGCAATGCATGAATTAAAGAGTTTAAATGGTGGAAGTGATGCGGCGAGTAGGTCGATGATTACATTACTAGCTATTAATACAGCGAGCATTACATTAATTCCTACTACAGTAATATCGATTCGTATGAGTTACGATTCAGTTGCTCCTACTGAAATTGTAGGTACAACGATTATTGCAACAGCATGTTCAACAATTGGTGCGATTTTGATAGATAGATTCTTTTATTACCGCCGTTTGCGGAAAGGGAGGAGTTAG
- a CDS encoding spore maturation protein yields MGWITIISIWIIPMLIGFILLYGTYKRVPTYETFVEGAKEGFSMAISIIPYLVGMMVGIAVFRASGAMDFLIELMKPSLLAIGVPSEIVPLALIRPISGTGALGMTSDLIATYGPDSFIGRLASTMQGSTDTTLYVLTVYFGAVGIKKMGDALKVGLLADIVGIIAAIVIVTLVFG; encoded by the coding sequence ATGGGATGGATTACTATCATCTCCATATGGATCATCCCGATGCTAATTGGTTTTATCCTATTATATGGAACATACAAACGAGTCCCGACATATGAAACGTTTGTAGAAGGCGCGAAGGAAGGGTTCTCGATGGCGATTTCTATCATTCCCTATTTAGTTGGCATGATGGTTGGTATTGCAGTTTTTCGGGCCTCAGGGGCCATGGATTTTTTAATTGAATTAATGAAACCATCGCTGCTAGCAATAGGAGTACCGAGCGAGATTGTACCACTCGCTCTAATTCGCCCAATTTCTGGGACAGGCGCTCTTGGGATGACCTCTGATTTAATAGCTACCTATGGACCTGATTCATTTATTGGGAGATTAGCTTCAACGATGCAAGGAAGTACAGACACCACACTGTACGTTTTAACGGTATACTTCGGTGCTGTTGGAATTAAAAAGATGGGGGATGCCTTAAAAGTCGGTCTTCTCGCAGATATTGTCGGAATCATTGCAGCTATCGTTATTGTAACTCTTGTTTTTGGATAA
- a CDS encoding pseudouridine synthase, protein MERLQKVIAHAGVASRRKAEELILEGKVKVNGEVVRELGVKVTPRKDEIEVNGVPIDKEEPVYFLLYKPTGVISAVKDDRGRKVVTDFLNVPQRVFPVGRLDYDTSGVLLLTNDGELTNVLTHPKHKVDKVYIAKVQGHPSKEKIDLLRRGIMLEDGKTAPAKVKFVSGDKKKNTAIMQISIHEGRNRQVRRMFEAIGHPVLKLKRERFAFLDVTGMSPGETRPLKPIEVKQLKEIAVT, encoded by the coding sequence ATGGAACGTTTACAAAAAGTAATTGCCCATGCGGGAGTTGCTTCTAGACGAAAAGCAGAGGAATTAATACTTGAAGGAAAAGTAAAAGTGAACGGAGAGGTTGTTCGAGAGCTTGGTGTGAAGGTAACACCAAGAAAAGATGAAATTGAAGTAAATGGCGTGCCGATCGACAAAGAAGAGCCGGTTTATTTTTTGTTATATAAACCAACCGGTGTCATTTCTGCAGTCAAGGATGACCGTGGAAGAAAGGTCGTCACAGATTTTCTTAACGTCCCACAACGAGTATTTCCAGTTGGAAGACTAGATTATGATACTTCAGGCGTGTTACTCCTTACGAATGATGGGGAGTTGACGAATGTGCTGACACATCCAAAACATAAGGTGGATAAAGTATATATTGCCAAAGTCCAAGGGCATCCTTCGAAGGAAAAAATCGATTTACTTCGAAGAGGGATTATGCTAGAAGATGGAAAGACGGCTCCTGCAAAAGTGAAGTTTGTGTCGGGGGATAAAAAGAAAAATACAGCAATCATGCAAATCTCTATTCATGAAGGAAGAAACAGACAAGTAAGAAGAATGTTTGAGGCAATCGGGCATCCTGTTTTGAAATTAAAGCGGGAGAGATTTGCTTTTTTAGATGTCACAGGAATGTCACCAGGAGAGACAAGACCGCTAAAACCAATCGAAGTTAAACAATTAAAGGAGATAGCTGTCACATAA
- the resA gene encoding thiol-disulfide oxidoreductase ResA, translated as MKQKRLLVRSSILCVIAAALLYTFYSNFIADKSVVKVGEEPVNFIVTTLDGEQIELRDLRGQGVFLNFWGTYCPPCEKEMPYMESLYEVYKDQGVEIIALNVNEPELTVQRFVDRLDLTFPIALDKGDKIVRAYGIRPLPTTVLINPDGLVEKVHLGGMTEDQIREFMELIKPEV; from the coding sequence ATGAAACAAAAAAGGTTACTTGTTAGATCCTCCATTTTATGTGTCATTGCAGCTGCCTTACTCTATACGTTTTACTCCAATTTCATCGCCGATAAATCAGTTGTAAAAGTGGGAGAGGAACCTGTTAACTTTATCGTAACAACTTTAGATGGTGAACAAATCGAACTTAGAGACTTACGTGGGCAAGGAGTGTTTTTAAACTTCTGGGGAACCTATTGTCCACCGTGTGAAAAGGAAATGCCATATATGGAGTCGTTATATGAAGTTTATAAAGACCAAGGCGTGGAAATTATTGCTCTCAATGTGAACGAACCAGAATTAACGGTTCAGCGTTTTGTTGACCGATTAGACCTAACCTTTCCTATTGCGCTTGATAAAGGGGATAAAATAGTTAGGGCTTATGGTATACGACCATTACCTACAACAGTTTTAATAAATCCGGATGGACTAGTAGAAAAAGTTCATTTAGGTGGAATGACAGAGGATCAAATAAGAGAATTTATGGAATTGATTAAACCAGAAGTGTAA
- the resB gene encoding cytochrome c biogenesis protein ResB, whose translation MDNHKCECSHVNPYGTVICESCGKPLGDDSKGILNMRYEGVARRSQTYNKTIIDKIWNFFSSVKVGIWIIVITLVASSIGTIFPQQMYIPAHGRANPAQYYADEYGIAGQIYYQFGFHDLYGSWWYMLLIAALGISLIIASLDRVVPLYRALKTQRVTRHERFLERQRIHGKSQVSNADEAIEKVKKRLVEKKYNITEENGNLVAEKGRFARWGPYINHIGLIIFLIGCMLRYFPGMYIDDFVWIRDGETVVIPGTDGQFYIENEQFIVELYDEDDEVFGEAIQRSGGPVVKTFKTRAVLYERQGEETIGAQADLVEVKRHNIVVNDPLKFEGFALYQVDYKLNEMSKMEFSLQHKETDETFGTFVVDLYDPENEYDLGDGYKVKVLEYFPDYHINNQGNPSTRSKIPDNPAFVFQMITPDTPDGEISFIGIQRNLEPFGENDYKISFQNIDTKHVTALTVRKDYTLGFLIAGGIVFMVGLVQGSYWMHRRIWIQRIRDEIWIAGHTNKNYNSLKKEIEYVVEGSEITMPIDQVEEDEKNS comes from the coding sequence ATGGATAATCATAAATGCGAATGTAGTCACGTTAATCCATATGGCACGGTCATATGTGAATCTTGTGGAAAACCGTTGGGGGATGACTCCAAAGGCATTCTAAACATGCGCTATGAAGGTGTGGCGAGACGTTCACAAACGTATAACAAGACTATCATTGACAAAATATGGAATTTCTTTTCATCGGTAAAAGTGGGAATTTGGATTATTGTCATTACATTAGTTGCATCTTCGATTGGAACCATATTTCCGCAACAAATGTATATTCCAGCACATGGTCGTGCCAATCCAGCTCAATATTACGCAGACGAATACGGAATAGCAGGACAGATTTATTATCAGTTTGGCTTCCATGATTTATACGGGTCATGGTGGTATATGTTATTGATTGCGGCACTTGGTATTTCATTAATAATTGCTAGCCTTGATCGGGTTGTTCCGTTATATCGAGCATTGAAAACACAGCGAGTGACTCGACATGAACGGTTTTTAGAAAGACAACGAATTCATGGGAAGTCACAAGTTTCAAATGCGGATGAAGCGATTGAAAAAGTTAAGAAACGTCTAGTCGAGAAGAAATATAACATTACCGAAGAAAACGGAAATCTAGTAGCAGAAAAAGGTCGATTTGCTCGTTGGGGCCCTTATATTAATCATATTGGTTTAATCATCTTTCTAATCGGCTGTATGCTCAGGTATTTTCCAGGAATGTATATTGATGATTTTGTCTGGATTCGAGACGGTGAGACCGTCGTAATTCCTGGAACCGACGGACAATTCTATATAGAAAATGAACAGTTTATCGTTGAGTTATATGACGAAGATGATGAGGTGTTTGGAGAAGCGATTCAACGTTCCGGAGGACCTGTTGTAAAAACGTTTAAAACCAGAGCTGTGCTCTATGAACGACAGGGCGAAGAAACGATTGGTGCTCAAGCCGACCTTGTCGAAGTCAAACGACATAATATTGTTGTTAACGACCCTTTAAAGTTTGAAGGTTTTGCTCTTTATCAAGTAGATTATAAGTTAAATGAAATGAGTAAAATGGAGTTTAGTCTTCAGCACAAAGAGACAGACGAAACGTTTGGGACATTTGTCGTAGACTTATATGACCCTGAGAACGAATATGACCTAGGTGATGGATATAAAGTCAAGGTATTAGAGTACTTTCCAGATTATCATATTAACAATCAAGGAAACCCTAGCACTCGTTCAAAAATACCAGATAATCCGGCCTTTGTCTTTCAAATGATTACTCCGGATACTCCAGATGGGGAAATAAGTTTCATTGGAATTCAACGAAATCTCGAGCCATTTGGTGAAAACGACTATAAAATCTCGTTTCAAAACATTGACACAAAACATGTAACGGCACTTACCGTTAGGAAAGATTATACACTTGGATTTTTAATAGCTGGTGGAATTGTATTTATGGTAGGTCTAGTGCAAGGGTCATATTGGATGCATCGAAGAATTTGGATACAGCGCATTCGAGATGAAATTTGGATTGCAGGGCATACCAATAAAAACTATAATTCATTGAAAAAAGAAATTGAATACGTGGTTGAAGGCTCAGAGATTACTATGCCAATTGACCAGGTAGAAGAGGACGAAAAGAACTCCTAA
- the ccsB gene encoding c-type cytochrome biogenesis protein CcsB yields the protein MAALSSNLLLTAFFLYLAATIAFAVSVTGKKWRNKQGEEGNRWGTFGFIISITAFLFAMGYFITRWIVAGHAPVSNMFEYTTFLGIAMGLAFLIIYAIYRSNVLGLFTMPTVMLIIAYASVFPREVAPLIPALQSMWLKIHVITVALGQGILAIGFAAGLIYLIRTIDFKKNNLKTWSLEFILYGLLSTFGFIFIGYLFSAMNYEATFSYINEKDQPAEMVYHLPAFVGPHLGEMLTEDRMNPIVSMPAWLRSDDLNTVIWSLLTGIVIYLVLRFILRKPIGGAIQPLLKNVSPQAVDELSYRAIAIGFPVFTLGGLIFAMIWAQIAWTRFWGWDPKEVWALITFLFYAAYLHLRLSRGWHGEKSAWLCVIGFAIIMFNLIFVNLVIAGLHSYA from the coding sequence ATGGCAGCATTAAGTAGTAATTTGTTACTCACTGCTTTTTTCCTGTATTTAGCGGCAACAATTGCTTTCGCAGTTTCAGTAACAGGAAAAAAGTGGAGAAATAAACAAGGTGAGGAAGGAAACCGATGGGGCACCTTCGGATTTATCATTTCAATCACTGCGTTTTTGTTTGCAATGGGGTATTTTATCACCCGCTGGATAGTGGCAGGACATGCTCCTGTTAGTAATATGTTTGAATACACAACATTTTTAGGTATCGCAATGGGTCTAGCGTTCCTTATTATCTATGCGATATATCGTTCAAATGTTTTAGGGTTATTTACGATGCCTACAGTTATGCTCATCATTGCCTATGCATCCGTGTTCCCAAGGGAAGTGGCCCCCCTTATCCCAGCACTTCAGTCTATGTGGTTGAAAATTCACGTTATTACTGTTGCTCTAGGCCAAGGGATATTAGCCATCGGATTTGCGGCTGGACTAATCTATCTCATTCGAACAATTGATTTTAAAAAAAATAACCTTAAGACATGGTCACTGGAGTTTATCCTATACGGTTTACTAAGTACGTTTGGTTTTATATTCATCGGATATCTCTTTAGTGCAATGAATTATGAAGCTACTTTTTCGTACATTAATGAAAAAGACCAGCCAGCTGAAATGGTGTATCACCTCCCAGCATTCGTTGGTCCACATCTAGGTGAAATGCTTACTGAGGATAGAATGAATCCTATCGTTTCGATGCCAGCCTGGCTTCGAAGTGACGATTTAAATACAGTAATCTGGTCCTTGTTGACGGGGATTGTTATCTATTTGGTACTCCGGTTTATTCTGAGAAAACCGATTGGAGGAGCTATCCAACCGTTATTGAAAAATGTAAGCCCACAGGCAGTTGATGAGTTAAGTTATCGTGCAATTGCTATTGGATTCCCTGTCTTTACGTTAGGCGGACTCATATTTGCAATGATTTGGGCCCAAATTGCTTGGACACGTTTTTGGGGTTGGGACCCAAAAGAAGTATGGGCATTAATTACGTTTTTATTCTATGCGGCATATTTACATTTACGCTTATCGCGTGGGTGGCATGGAGAAAAATCGGCATGGTTATGTGTCATTGGTTTTGCAATTATCATGTTCAACTTGATTTTTGTAAATCTTGTCATTGCCGGGCTTCATTCTTACGCTTAA
- a CDS encoding response regulator transcription factor, producing MEHEGKVLVVDDEERIRRLLKMYLERENYLVEDAENGEKALAMALEQDYDLILLDIMMPGMDGIEVCQELRKTKATPIIMLTAKGEEANRVQGFEVGTDDYIVKPFSPREVVLRVKALLRRSSSTRFLQTDTATKDVLVFPHLMIDNDAHRVSVDETEISLTPKEYELLYYLAQSPDKVFSREQLLKDVWNYDFFGDLRTVDTHIKRLREKLNRISPEAASMISTVWGVGYKFEAVKG from the coding sequence ATGGAACATGAAGGAAAAGTGTTAGTAGTTGATGATGAGGAGCGCATTCGTCGCTTGTTAAAAATGTATTTAGAGCGTGAAAATTATCTTGTTGAAGATGCTGAGAATGGTGAAAAAGCTTTAGCGATGGCTCTTGAACAAGACTATGATTTAATATTATTAGATATTATGATGCCAGGTATGGATGGGATTGAAGTTTGTCAAGAACTTCGTAAAACAAAAGCGACTCCTATCATTATGTTAACAGCTAAGGGAGAAGAAGCAAATCGAGTGCAAGGGTTTGAAGTGGGTACTGATGACTATATAGTCAAGCCGTTTAGCCCGAGAGAAGTGGTTCTTAGAGTTAAAGCACTACTCCGTCGTTCTTCTAGCACACGTTTCCTACAAACAGACACAGCAACAAAGGATGTGTTAGTATTTCCACATCTCATGATTGATAATGATGCACATCGTGTGTCCGTTGATGAGACAGAAATAAGCCTTACTCCTAAAGAATATGAATTACTTTATTATTTAGCGCAATCACCAGATAAGGTATTTTCAAGAGAGCAGTTGTTAAAGGATGTATGGAATTATGACTTTTTTGGAGACCTTCGTACTGTAGATACTCATATTAAACGGTTACGTGAAAAGTTAAATCGAATTTCACCAGAAGCAGCAAGTATGATTTCAACGGTATGGGGAGTAGGATATAAATTCGAGGCAGTGAAAGGGTAA
- a CDS encoding ATP-binding protein, with protein MFWRSVVGKLWFTILLLVSVVLSILMALLLQFFERYHVNEAELQLMNHAEMIATILEEYSDKDQALATISKVAQSFDMKVVILDNDEHWYSSEGSTTVNVPISTFYDDPVLSQVFTGEDRVVSQGDFPFIEDGVEIHSEIMVVGRTVQIAGTDQSAVFLYRSLQAIEKTTSETKRIIYFSAGIAIVLTTIFAFFLSSRITAPLRKMRQAALEMTKGNYDTKIPILTIDEIGQLAIAFNRMGRELNRNITALNQEKEQLSRILSSMADGVITLDRKGRIMVTNPLAERFIQAWYYEQGMNIKVVEDLPQAIKVLFQQVVVLECEQFTEIDVQGRSWVIMMTPLYDEKFVRGAVAVLRDVTEERRHDKLRKDFIANVSHELRTPISMLQGYSEAIIDDIPQSEEEKKDIAQIIYEESLRMGRLVNELLDLARMEAGHVELQREEIAVEDFSKRIIRKFKGLAKEEGIQLALDIVEGTGIATFDPDRIEQVLTNLIHNAIRHTENGGEVTLAVDSSKQDIRFDIIDTGSGIPEEDLPFVFERFYKADKARTRGRSSGTGLGLAIAKNIVDSHNGHISVHSKINEGTTFSFALPRFVED; from the coding sequence ATGTTTTGGAGAAGTGTTGTCGGAAAGCTTTGGTTTACAATATTATTGCTTGTTTCAGTTGTGCTTTCCATATTGATGGCGCTCCTACTCCAGTTTTTTGAACGTTATCATGTTAATGAAGCGGAATTACAACTAATGAATCATGCAGAAATGATAGCCACTATCCTAGAAGAATATTCCGACAAAGACCAGGCATTAGCTACGATTTCAAAAGTAGCCCAATCGTTTGATATGAAAGTTGTCATATTGGATAATGATGAACATTGGTACTCCTCAGAAGGGAGTACCACAGTAAATGTTCCAATCTCTACTTTTTATGATGACCCGGTTTTATCTCAAGTTTTTACCGGAGAAGACCGTGTCGTAAGTCAAGGTGATTTTCCTTTTATTGAAGATGGTGTAGAGATTCATTCGGAAATCATGGTTGTGGGACGAACAGTTCAAATAGCTGGAACAGACCAAAGTGCCGTATTTTTATATCGCTCTCTTCAAGCGATCGAGAAGACAACTAGCGAAACGAAACGAATTATATATTTTTCTGCCGGTATTGCTATCGTATTAACAACGATATTTGCATTTTTCTTATCGTCACGGATAACAGCACCTCTCCGAAAAATGAGACAGGCAGCGTTAGAAATGACAAAAGGCAATTATGATACAAAGATACCGATATTAACGATTGATGAAATTGGTCAATTAGCAATTGCGTTTAATCGTATGGGTCGAGAATTAAACCGTAACATTACAGCTTTAAATCAAGAAAAAGAACAACTGTCGCGGATTTTAAGTAGTATGGCAGATGGTGTGATTACATTAGATCGTAAAGGTCGAATTATGGTTACAAATCCACTCGCGGAACGATTCATCCAAGCTTGGTACTATGAACAAGGGATGAATATTAAAGTAGTGGAAGATTTGCCACAAGCGATAAAGGTGTTATTCCAACAAGTAGTTGTGTTAGAGTGTGAACAATTTACGGAAATTGATGTACAAGGTCGCAGTTGGGTAATTATGATGACTCCTTTATATGATGAAAAGTTTGTTCGAGGGGCGGTTGCAGTCTTACGAGATGTCACGGAAGAAAGAAGACATGATAAATTGCGAAAAGATTTCATCGCAAATGTCTCCCATGAACTTAGAACACCGATTTCGATGTTACAAGGATATAGTGAAGCGATCATTGATGATATTCCGCAGTCTGAGGAAGAAAAGAAGGATATCGCTCAAATTATTTACGAGGAATCACTACGTATGGGCCGTCTCGTTAATGAGCTACTTGACCTAGCGAGAATGGAAGCCGGACATGTTGAATTACAAAGAGAAGAAATTGCAGTTGAGGACTTTTCAAAGCGTATTATCCGTAAGTTTAAAGGGTTAGCAAAAGAAGAAGGAATCCAACTGGCCTTAGATATCGTTGAAGGTACTGGAATAGCAACATTTGACCCAGACCGAATTGAGCAGGTGCTAACCAATTTAATTCATAATGCGATTCGGCATACGGAAAATGGTGGTGAAGTAACACTTGCCGTTGATTCTTCAAAACAGGATATTCGTTTTGATATCATTGATACTGGTTCGGGAATTCCAGAAGAGGATCTTCCTTTTGTCTTTGAGCGCTTTTATAAAGCAGATAAAGCAAGAACGAGAGGTCGATCATCAGGAACTGGATTAGGTTTAGCAATTGCTAAGAATATTGTCGATTCACACAATGGTCACATCTCAGTTCATAGCAAAATCAACGAAGGAACGACATTCTCATTTGCACTTCCTCGATTTGTAGAGGATTAA
- a CDS encoding ABC transporter substrate-binding protein encodes MKKWLMSLMMLMLAFGILTGCGPADAPEQETEQAEPAVEETESQEETASAYPVTLVDALKNEVVIEAEPERIVTLVPSVTETVYGLGAGEKVVGRSEHDNFPAEVLEVESIGGMEFDIEKIISLQPDLVLAHESGVHSAGEGIEQLKAAGITVAVVQNAHSIGQAYGAMRFIGEAIGKQAEAEALISEMQAGFGAIVKQSQEISEEERQKVWFEIDPELWTTGQGTFQQDLLNIINATNIASEIEGWGQLSEEEIVAQNPDVIIGTWTYDESMVETIKSRSGWQDIAAIQNDRVHDIDTDIVSRPGPRLVEGVEQLAKLIYPEVFN; translated from the coding sequence ATGAAAAAGTGGCTAATGTCACTCATGATGCTAATGCTAGCATTCGGTATTCTTACTGGATGTGGTCCGGCTGATGCACCTGAACAAGAAACAGAACAAGCTGAACCTGCAGTAGAGGAAACAGAAAGTCAAGAAGAGACAGCTTCAGCATATCCAGTTACACTCGTTGATGCATTGAAAAATGAAGTCGTTATTGAAGCTGAGCCAGAACGTATTGTTACATTAGTTCCAAGTGTTACTGAAACTGTATACGGCCTTGGAGCAGGAGAAAAAGTTGTAGGAAGAAGTGAGCATGATAATTTTCCTGCAGAAGTACTTGAAGTAGAGTCAATTGGTGGAATGGAATTTGATATTGAAAAAATCATTTCATTGCAACCGGACCTTGTGTTAGCCCATGAATCAGGTGTTCATAGTGCTGGAGAAGGAATAGAACAGTTAAAAGCAGCAGGAATTACAGTTGCCGTTGTTCAAAATGCGCATAGCATTGGTCAGGCTTATGGAGCGATGCGCTTTATTGGAGAAGCGATTGGAAAACAAGCAGAAGCTGAGGCATTAATCTCAGAAATGCAAGCTGGTTTTGGGGCTATTGTTAAACAATCTCAAGAAATTAGTGAAGAAGAACGACAAAAAGTATGGTTTGAAATTGACCCAGAGTTATGGACAACTGGTCAAGGAACATTCCAACAAGATTTACTAAATATTATTAATGCAACAAACATTGCAAGTGAGATTGAAGGTTGGGGACAATTATCCGAAGAGGAAATTGTTGCTCAAAATCCAGATGTGATTATTGGAACATGGACTTATGATGAAAGCATGGTTGAAACCATTAAATCCCGTTCTGGATGGCAGGATATTGCTGCGATTCAAAATGATCGTGTACATGATATTGACACGGACATCGTTTCTCGTCCTGGACCACGTTTAGTTGAAGGGGTAGAACAACTTGCAAAGCTTATTTATCCAGAGGTTTTTAACTAA